The genomic window TTAATGAGATAGAAGCGCTTATCCTGGCATGCACACATTACCCGCTTATCCGCCCGGAGATTGAAAGATACTATGGGGGGAAAGTGAATGTAATTGACAGCACAGATGCGGTGGCGCAAGAGTTAAAATCGGAGCTGGAAAAACGAAGGCAACTTGCGGATCATTCGTTTCCGGATCATGACTTTTTGGTATCTGACTTTACGGCCAGTTTTCAGGAAACGACAAAAATATTCTTCCGGGAAAAGGTGAAGCTGCAGGAAAGGCGGATATCCGAATGATGCCCGGCTTGATATTCCTTACGCCACTTTTAGTAGCGCCAGGTTGGATTCGCTCAGCTTTGTTTTCACATTGTCAATCGTGAGCCGAAAATCCTGAATATCATCCTTTGATGGAATCTCATACATGTGATCCAACAGAATGGATTCCAGAAGCGAACGGAGCCCGCGCGCGCCTAATTTCAGATCCATTGCCTGCTCTGCCAGATAGTCTATCACGTTTTCATCCACCTCAAATTTTACTCCCTCCAGCCTGAAGAGTTCCTCATATTGCTTGATCAGCGCATTTTTCGGCTCCAGCAAAATAGATTTCAGCGTTGCCTTATCCAACGGATCCAGGTAGGTGATGACCGGTAATCTGCCGATCAATTCCGGGATGAGGCCATATTTCTTGAGATCGTGCGCATTTGCATAGCGGAATATATTGTCTTTATCCAATACATTTTCCTTCTCAAATAATGTCTTAAATCCAATGGCCTGCGATTGCATCCGCTTCATAATGGAGCGCTCTAAGCCGTCAAAAGCCCCACCGCACACAAACAATATATTGTTGGTGTTGATGGCTACTAAATTCTGCTCAGGATGCTTGCGTCCACCCTGTGGCGGAACGTACACAATAGAACCTTCAAGCAACTTGAGCATGGCCTGCTGCACTCCTTCACCGCTCACATCGCGCGTAATTGAAGGATTGTCGCTTTTCCGGGCAATCTTATCAATCTCGTCAATATAAACGATCCCCCTTTCAGCCGATTGAACGTCATAGTTAGCAGCCTGTAAAAGCCTCGTCAGGATTGTTTCTACATCCTCACCCACATAGCCGGCTTCGGTAATTACCGTGGCATCTGCAATGCAAAAAGGCACTTCAAGGATGCGGGCGATGGTACGGGCAAGCAATGTTTTGCCGGTGCCGGTTTCGCCCAGCATAAGAATGTTTGATTTATCAATCTCAATCTCATTCGCTTGCCCCTTCATGATCCTGGAAAGACGCTTATAGTGATTGTAGACGGCAACCGAAATCACCTTTTTTGCCTGGTCCTGCCCAATCACGTATTCGTCAAGATGCTCCTTTATTTCGGTGGGTTTCATCAGGCGGATCAGCGAGGCCTTCTGCGTTCTGCTGGCCTGCTCAGCCTCAATGATCTTTTCAGCTTCGGCCACGCACCGGTCGCAGATGAAACCTTCTTTCCCCTCTATCAGGAGGTAGACCTCTTCCTTGTTTCTCCAGCAAAAGGAGCAATATTTATCTTTCTTCATTTATTTCTTCTCAGGTGAGCTTTCCTTGGTCAGCACTTCATCCACCATTCCGTATTCTTTGGCTTCTTCTGAAGTCATCCAATAGTCTCGGTCTGAATCTTTTTGTACTTTATCGAAATCCTGTCCGGTTCTTTCCGCAATGATCCGGTAAAGTTCCTCTTTTGTCTTCAGAATTTCACGAGCTGATATTTCTATATCTGATGCTTGTCCCTGCACACCTCCCATCGGTTGGTGGATCATAACCCTGGAATGTTTGAGGCAGGAACGTTTGCCTTTTTCTCCGGCACACAAAAGAATAGCTCCCATAGAAGCCGCCATGCCGGTACAGATGGTCGCCACAGATGGATTGATATACTGCATCGTATCATAGATCCCAAGACCTGCATACACAGATCCGCCCGGACTGTTTATATAGATTTGAATGCCCCGGTTATTATCCAGTGATTCCAGGAAAAGCAATTGCGCCTGGATAATATTGGCCACATCGTCATAAATAGGTACACCCAGGAATATTATCCGGTCCATCATAAGGCGGGAAAAAACATCAAGCTGGGTAACGTTCATTGGCCGCTCCTCCAGGATGTATGGGGTGATGTAATTATATTGTTTCGCATATCCATCCAGCGTCATGCTGCTGATTCCCTGGTGGCCTACTGCGTATTTCTTAAACTCTTTGGCAAACGGGTCTTTACTCATTGTTTTTTGTTTTAATCATGATGTTGCTCTAATTCTCTGAATTGTTCCAGTGAAATTTCCTCTTCGGTGAATTGGGTTTCCTTCTCAAGATAATCCAGTACTTTTTGGTCCCGGATAGCGGCCGTTACCTGAGCGATATTTTCCTCTTTTGAAAGATAATTCTTTAAATATGGATTAATCATTTCGTCTCCGGCTGCGCCCATGCCGTATTGGGCAAACTGGCTGCGTACCATCTCGTAGGCAAATCTCGCGATCTCCTCATTTTCGATTTTTATATCCTGTTCCTTCGTAATCCGTTCGTTGATGAGGTTCCATTTGACTTCCTCTGTAAATGCCTTGAATTCTTTCTTGAATTCTTCCTTTTCCTGATCCTTTTGCTTGTCACCGGCATTTCGTTTCAGCCAATTGGTTAGGAAATTTTCAGGCAGGGTGATCGGAGTATTCTGCAGCAGCGTATCCTTGATCCGGTGGCGCGCCATGTGCTGGCTCTGCTGCTGAAAATAGCGTTCGGTAAGTTCCTTCAATTCTGCTCTGAAAGCTGCTTCATCCGTAATTTCTTTATCAGGAAATATGCTTTTGAAGAATGCCTCATTTAATTCAGCAGGTGTAGAGGAATAAATTCCGTTAATTTTTATCTGAAACAGATCCGCAAGATCCGTGGCCGTATGCTCATCAATTTCCAGTAAGGACTCTAATTCTTTGGAAGTAAGAAGCTCTCTCAGGTTTAAATTAAACTCTGCCTGCATCTTCTTTCCAATAAGTTCCTTCCTCAAATTATCAGGAAAGTCTTTTAACGTCCGCGTTTTTTCTGCTTGTACGCCCCCTTCGAGTGGAGTGGTTTCGTCAGCCATCTCCTGCATTTTAAGGATCACGTGGATCTCATCCTGATCCGGCACTTCTTCATAATCTTCTTTGGATGCTGCCTGCTCGCGCATCAATTCTATTTGCCGGTCCAAGTCTTTTTCCTCTGCCTTTACCTTATGCAGCAGCACACCCTGGAGCAATTGCGTATCAATTTTCACATCGGGCTTTATGCCTATCTCGTAAGTAAACTCAAAGCTGGAATCTGCTTTCCAGTCAATCTTTGAATCATCACTTTTCAATACAGGCCCCATCAGAAGGTCCATGCTTTGATCATCAAAGAAATTCTTTACTCCTTCCTGCACTGCCTTTTCTACCTGCTCCCGCTTCATCTGCTCAAGAAGCAATTTTCTGACAATGCCTTTCGGCACTTTCCCAGGCCGGAAGCCGGGTAGTTTTAAATCTTTTCTGTAAGTGTTGATGTTGCTTTCAATACCTGGTTCATAGTCCTCAGGGCTTACTTTTACTGACAAAACGGCATCTAAGCCCTGCTGCTCCCGGAA from Bacteroidia bacterium includes these protein-coding regions:
- the clpX gene encoding ATP-dependent Clp protease ATP-binding subunit ClpX, with the translated sequence MKKDKYCSFCWRNKEEVYLLIEGKEGFICDRCVAEAEKIIEAEQASRTQKASLIRLMKPTEIKEHLDEYVIGQDQAKKVISVAVYNHYKRLSRIMKGQANEIEIDKSNILMLGETGTGKTLLARTIARILEVPFCIADATVITEAGYVGEDVETILTRLLQAANYDVQSAERGIVYIDEIDKIARKSDNPSITRDVSGEGVQQAMLKLLEGSIVYVPPQGGRKHPEQNLVAINTNNILFVCGGAFDGLERSIMKRMQSQAIGFKTLFEKENVLDKDNIFRYANAHDLKKYGLIPELIGRLPVITYLDPLDKATLKSILLEPKNALIKQYEELFRLEGVKFEVDENVIDYLAEQAMDLKLGARGLRSLLESILLDHMYEIPSKDDIQDFRLTIDNVKTKLSESNLALLKVA
- the clpP gene encoding ATP-dependent Clp endopeptidase proteolytic subunit ClpP; translated protein: MSKDPFAKEFKKYAVGHQGISSMTLDGYAKQYNYITPYILEERPMNVTQLDVFSRLMMDRIIFLGVPIYDDVANIIQAQLLFLESLDNNRGIQIYINSPGGSVYAGLGIYDTMQYINPSVATICTGMAASMGAILLCAGEKGKRSCLKHSRVMIHQPMGGVQGQASDIEISAREILKTKEELYRIIAERTGQDFDKVQKDSDRDYWMTSEEAKEYGMVDEVLTKESSPEKK
- a CDS encoding trigger factor, with the translated sequence MDINFREQQGLDAVLSVKVSPEDYEPGIESNINTYRKDLKLPGFRPGKVPKGIVRKLLLEQMKREQVEKAVQEGVKNFFDDQSMDLLMGPVLKSDDSKIDWKADSSFEFTYEIGIKPDVKIDTQLLQGVLLHKVKAEEKDLDRQIELMREQAASKEDYEEVPDQDEIHVILKMQEMADETTPLEGGVQAEKTRTLKDFPDNLRKELIGKKMQAEFNLNLRELLTSKELESLLEIDEHTATDLADLFQIKINGIYSSTPAELNEAFFKSIFPDKEITDEAAFRAELKELTERYFQQQSQHMARHRIKDTLLQNTPITLPENFLTNWLKRNAGDKQKDQEKEEFKKEFKAFTEEVKWNLINERITKEQDIKIENEEIARFAYEMVRSQFAQYGMGAAGDEMINPYLKNYLSKEENIAQVTAAIRDQKVLDYLEKETQFTEEEISLEQFRELEQHHD